The following coding sequences are from one Pararge aegeria chromosome 13, ilParAegt1.1, whole genome shotgun sequence window:
- the LOC120628778 gene encoding uncharacterized protein LOC120628778, producing the protein MAPGVSIWRAAGSEARCTAGRTQVVGGPISRLATYERLPRHLAKNPGMAFIVPVGDRREVPMAIPRGVRASPRSPVESTISVAVTKVMVSKMLHLVQLPIPLPIHYPHIIMKRNRKRSKVTQRLHYLSFTVHLSNIRGLHSNLYAVHHHLETSKPHMLFLTETQIVSPADVGYLQYPGYSLEHNFKPRAGVCMYVRDNICCQRLRNLEVPNFSVLWCLVDTGLELTIYACVYRSHNGDQETTQLFNYLCERADTVQRRYPTARLVFLGDFNAHHQEWLYPYQKTDHAGREARKFALSLDLSQLVHVATRIPDVDGHTPNCLDLLLTTDPDSFSVSVSAPLGTSDHCLVKSVSNYYPPASDSTVKRRVWRYRLADWDEMRHFFASYPWRQICFSSKDPSSCEKAISGVIRQAMEFFIPFSDVSLAGKTPPWYVAECASAEARKQSAFVAWADARAHKALDVKEKKKEFNIAAKSYKRVLKKSRFGRTNRIGRKLATLPSGSKAFWSLAKSVEANFCRSSLPPLQKPDGSLAVSAAEKANLLASLFAENSRLDAGSTPPPRLLPCDSVMSEVHIHQHEVLKTLRNLDVFPYSKTSHRLRANKSFAKDTDRASAQTITPSIAAR; encoded by the exons ATGGCGCCGGGCGTCTCGATTTGGAGAGCAGCGGGATCCGAAGCACGGTGCACCGCTGGCCGAACGCAGGTAGTAGGGGGCCCAATTAGTAGGTTAGCCACCTATGAAAGGCTGCCCCGCCACCTCGCGAAAAATCCTGGGATGGCCTTCATCGTGCCGGTTGGCGACCGGAGAGAGGTCCCGATGGCGATTCCCAGGGGGGTTCGGGCGTCCCCGCGGTCTCCTGTCGAGTCTACCATCAGCGTCGCGGTGACGAAGGTCATGGTATCTAAAATGCTGCATCTCGTACAACTTCCAATTCCCCTACCTATCCACTACCCCCACATAATAATGAAGCGTAACAGAAAAAGAAGTAAGGTTACACAGCGGCTGCACTACCTCTCATTCACAGTGCACCTCTCTAACATTCGAGGACTGCACTCCAATCTCTACGCGGTTCATCACCATCTTGAGACCTCTAAGCCGCATATGCTTTTCCTTACGGAGACGCAAATAGTCAGTCCTGCAGATGTAGGATACCTGCAGTACCCCGGGTACTCGCTTGAGCACAATTTTAAACCTCGCGCAGGGGTCTGCATGTACGTTCGAGACAACATCTGCTGCCAACGTCTCCGTAATTTGGAGGTACCAAACTTCTCTGTTCTGTGGTGCTTGGTAGATACGGGTTTAGAGCTTACGATTTATGCGTGCGTCTATCGTTCGCATAACGGCGACCAGGAGACCACTCAGCTGTTCAACTATCTCTGCGAAAGGGCAGATACCGTTCAGCGTCGGTATCCGACTGCTAGGCTTGTATTTCTGGGGGATTTTAATGCCCACCACCAAGAGTGGCTATACCCGTACCAGAAAACCGATCATGCTGGGAGAGAGGCGCGCAAATTTGCATTATCGTTAGATCTCTCTCAGCTCGTTCACGTAGCCACGCGGATACCTGATGTTGACGGTCATACACCCAACTGTTTGGACCTTCTGCTAACAACCGACCCAGACAGTTTTTCGGTGTCAGTTTCAGCTCCCTTAGGTACTTCTGACCACTGTCTGGTGAAGTCTGTATCTAACTACTACCCTCCCGCCTCTGATTCCACTGTTAAGAGACGAGTGTGGCGATACAGGTTGGCAGATTGGGATGAGATGCGTCATTTCTTTGCATCCTATCCTTGGCGGCAAATTTGTTTCTCTTCCAAAGACCCTTCGAGCTGTGAGAAAGCTATATCAGGCGTGATACGTCAGGCAATGGAGTTCTTCATACCATTCTCTGACGTATCACTAGCTGGCAAAACTCCCCCGTGGTACGTCGCTGAATGTGCCAGTGCAGAGGCACGAAAACAGTCTGCGTTTGTAGCTTGGGCGGATGCTCGTGCTCATAAGGCTTTGGACGTcaaggaaaagaaaaaagaattcaATATTGCCGCCAAATCCTACAAGCGGGTCCTCAAAAAGTCTCGCTTCGGCCGCACCAATCGCATTGGACGTAAACTAGCTACTCTTCCcagtggtagtaaagctttctgGTCACTCGCGAAGTCGGTCGAGGCAAACTTTTGTCGTTCTTCGCTGCCGCCCTTGCAGAAACCTGACGGGTCATTGGCAGTGTCTGCAGCAGAAAAAGCAAATCTCCTTGCATCTCTGTTTGCGGAAAACTCGCGTCTGGATGCTGGAAGTACCCCCCCACCGCGCCTTCTACCGTGCGACTCAGTCATGTCTGAGGTCCATATACACCAGCACGAGGTCTTAAAAACACTTCGCAACCTTGAC GTATTTCCATATTCCAAAACGTCTCACCGATTGCGCGCTAACAAATCTTTCGCTAAGGATACAGATCGGGCATCGGCACAGACTATCACTCCTAGCATTGCGGCCCGGTAa